From Girardinichthys multiradiatus isolate DD_20200921_A chromosome 13, DD_fGirMul_XY1, whole genome shotgun sequence:
tctgtggtGCCTTGTAATTTACTGGCAAACTGTCCAGGCTGTGCCCTGCCTCTCActcaatgaccgctggagataggcaccaaccccCCCAACGACCCTGCAAGAACAAGCaagtatagacaatggatggacggatggataaaAGCATCAGGTTAATTTAATCTCTTCTACAAACAGTAGTCTCAGTTTATGTATGAAAACCAAATGTGTATTGAATAgtgaaattaacatttttggGATAAAAAGAAAGTCCACGACATTCAGCAATAATCCAGAACTTCAAGAAATTTCAATAATGTAGATGACCTTTGGAACAGCAACAATTATTGATTTctacatttaaaagcaaaaagttGAGTCATCAAAGTAGAAAAGACAATAACTTGAAGTTGGCAGTGAGTTAGAATAGTGGAGGAAGATGGGCTTCATAATACTTATAATGCTGTGCAACCAAAAAAACACATAGCAGGTAGTCTTTTAAATAACTTTCATTTTTTGACCCTCcttgttttaaatgtacaatttaagtTACATAAGtgtcaaaacaagaaaaatagttTCAGTGtacatgagaaaatattgtataaTCATTTGTACAGCTCCGGTCTAGTTACTGGGAATTTATAAATTTTTAACTATTACTGTGAAGTATATACAGAATTTTAAGTTTGCACTTTAGTAAACTTTGATCACCCAAGGACAAAATCTCGGTCTTTGTATTACATAATCCTTTCACCTTCATGATGTCTCAAGGTTCGAAAGAATGTCTCTTGTTTTGTTGGGAATTCCTATCTCTATGTTGATTTCATTAGTCATGCTGTTTAACACATGATCAATCTCTGAAatagcaacactgattgaccaATAGAGTAAAGAATGTTCCTCATATAGACAGAATAGAGTGCAGAGTTATCAGGGGCGTGTTTATTCTGTCTGCAACATGTTGTTGATGTTGTTGATGATGGTGATCCAGCCAGCAAGTTTCGGCCTCGTTGTCTcattgaatcagctgaaggctgaAAGGGATCATAGCAACACAAATATATTCATTAGtcatttgtcactttacaaacTTATAAATTCTATCATGGatgatttttataaattttcttTATTACTGTGTGACATCAAATCCGGCAAACCCCTGTTTGTGCTTGGTTAGGAATAACAACCTAGATTTTGCTAAGTGCAAGAATATtgaggaaaatatttttctttaaatgtagaGGTTTACATGAATTTATTTAGCATTTGGTAGAATTTCCTTTTAAACTATACAACTTTGGTCACTTGGATTTCCTTCCACAATCTTCTCAAAATAATTTGCCGGAATTTTGGCCAATTTGTTCATGACAGAACTGATTTAACTCGGTCAGGTTGGAAGGCTGCCTTGCGTTTTCAGCTCTACCCACACATTTTGCAAATGATTAAAATTAGGGCTTTTTGATGGCCATTCCACAAAActgactttgttttctttaagcCTATTTATTTGTAACTAATCCAGCAGTGTGTTTATGGTCGTAGTCCATCTTCAAGACCAATTTTTGATCAAGATTTAACTCTGGTTGATTTCTTGAGAtgatgtttcaatatttttacaTGCTGTTCTTTTCTCATGATGCAATCTATGCAGCAACACCCACAAAACATGATGATACCAATCCTAAACTTTACAGCTGGTATGATGATCTCAGGCTTAAAAGTTTCTCCCTTTGCCCCTCAAATGTAATGATGGCCATTTTGGAGAAAACCTGgaactttttatttcattagacCACTGAACATGTCTACAAAATTCAAAGTATTTGTCCCTGGGTGCagttgcaaactgtaatctggcttctGGTCCTTCTGGAGTAATtacttcttcctctctgactgGCTTTTCAGCTCATGTCCTTAAAGGACTTATTTCACTGTTAATGACAAAACTCTCCCACCAGTTTCAGCTGTTTACTTCCTGAACCATATGATGGCTGGACTTCGGATAGTGTTTCTACTTACGTTTAATCCTTTAAACAGATTATGTGTTTAAACGTCTGAGTTtgaagaaatgaatgaaaaacctctaaaaagattttcttctccattattccagcatttagcaaataaagacaaattttgtattttgtattatttgtaaaaattactAATCTCTGTACTCTACATGCAAAATATTTGGGTTTAGCACTAAAATGTCTGAATCAAACTGAtgtatttctttaaaactgACACATTGCTCTGTTTATTGTTCTGTATCCATCTCAGCTTGAATAATTTGACTTTTTTCCCTTTCCCCTGTCCACCTGCACCCTCCTATGCTCTTCATGGCAACCAAGCTGCAGTCCATGTCTGGTACATTGCTTCAAGAATGCATGCAGTGTTGCTCCTTGTAGTTTTTTATGCTAAAATGTGCCATTTTATCAATGAAAATCCCCAACTAGCTTTCAGGAATCTGTGGAGCAAAAGTGGATATTATTTATATGCCATTACCTTTATGTCTTTATGAAAAAAAGCAAAttgttaaaacaatttttttataaacactTGACAGTTTGGTACCGGGGAACTGATTTTGCCAAGTTACTTTTGCTACAAATCAACAACTTGAACAACACAGTCTTCAGCgggttatttctatttataAACTTGAATGCTGATATTTTTCCCTCATGCTAAAGTATGACCTTTTTATCTTAAACTTGaaattatttgtgaaaatgtttttgtggtCATAGTGCACTTAATCTGTATTTCTGGCTCTTAAATCACAACAACATTACTCAATGcattgattaatttatttaaataatcttgTCATGATTAATTGTCATGTCATGATTAATTGTCATGTCATGATTAATTGAAAATTAGCATAATCATCCTTAAGCCTGAAATCAGAACaatatgtttttagattttaaatgatggtgtaatgaacaaaaaaacttAACATTAAAGGTGTCTCCTCCCACCTCCTGCAGACAGCTGGCTTGTTTGCTCTGGGGTTTAATATTTAGCTCACCCACAAGCATTTTTCCAACCAGTTTACTAGCTGTGCTTTCACGAAGAACATTCAAAGTAAAGGCTTAGTTAAGAACACTTTGCTGTTGAGGTCTTGAAGAAAATTTCTTTAACAAACTGTTCCATCAGAGTTTTTGTATGTGTGGACGAATTGAGAAAATTCATCCTTCTCCACATTTATCCATAGTTAATCAATTTGATGAACGTCTGAAAAGAGATGGGTCCCCGTACAGCAGGTAAGAACTGTTCAACATATGTTATAACAGATGCTTCAAGTTTTGGGCTCTATATCCTAGATGCTACAGCCACAAATATGAGTTCAACATATTTAAATGAGTTCAAAATATGTATGTATAATAGAATGAAATAGTTAGAAGTAAATGATAACCAATGCTAGTGTTGAAACTGCTATTTctaataattaagtataatacGCCAACTTTAATTAAACATTGAAAACTAAAATGTGATGTGGatatgcacaaaaaaaaaaaaggatggaaTAAACAATTTGAAGTTCTATTAGAACTCAGTGgttcacacacaaaaacaggGCAAACTGCCCTTATTCAACTCAAACATGTCCTTGTGAGAGAACAACCTGGATATCTCAGTCTCACACACAGGAAATGTTGCTGGGGTAATAGGCTCTACAccacataaatatttatcaagcattaaacaaacaaactttattattttattgtcatATCAGTATGCAATGCATCATTGTGTTCCTATCCAATAAGGCTATATAACGCTGCCCTGAACTTAGGATTTACGTTTTGATAGTTGCTATGTATTTTCTGGAACTCAACATGTCCTTCCATGGAACGTTAGCAGAAATTAATAGCTACTTACTGGAACTTACAAGGCACTGCCCTGGAAATGTAGATTACTTTCTGGAGCTCATAGTTCTTTCTAGACCATTCCCTTTCTGGATGGGAGTCACACTTATCGCTGACCCAGCAGATGACACTGTAATTACAGAAGTGACAATTTAAAAGTGATTGTGATGTGTGATTAGTACGTACtatgaaagttccaggaaattACCTAGTAAGTTCAAACAAATTCTGGGGAAAAGACACACGTTTGGGAAAGTAACCTCAATGAAACATACCTGGCAAGTACTGTAAAATTAGCCAGTTAATTTTcatgaaagttccagaaaattACTTGTTAGTTCTATCTAGTATGTTCCTTAAAGCAGTAAAAGTAACCCTAAAACTCTAGAAAAGTACTTGGTAGGTAGGAAAATACCTGTAAATTTCAGTGAAAGTAATCAGTAAGTTCTGGAATTTACTCAGTAAGAAAAGTAACTGTTAAGGTAAGTTACAGGGAAGGAAACCTGGTCAGTCCTGGGAAAGTCACGTTTCAACAAACTCTGAGAAATTTAAATACCATAATATCTCAGGAAGATTAAACTTTTGTTTCCACATCATTTTGGTTTGGCTAGGAAAAACAACTAAAGAACAAGGTAAAGAAAACAGTGTCTTGAAATCAAAACCACTTGGTTTGAATCAGGATAAGATCATAGGCCATAAAATTATTtagtaaatgataaaaaagacaaaaaaaacttttatttgtctATGTTAATCAACATGTTCCCTATAATGTGCACATTTGTCTCGTTAGACAATGCTTCTAAGAATGAAAAGGCCACCACGAGTAGTTGTGTCGGTCCAGCAAAACCCCGGCTGAGAAGCAGCAGCGATGGAAACATTTACACCAGAAGGGCAGTTGGTGGCCACAGTTCATCCTCCTCCTTGACACTCTCCAGCCCTAAATCAggtaatgttaaatattttcagtgcAGGTGCTATGTTTTATTAGAGTTCATGTATCTGCAGTATCCAAAGCAAATAACAGCAAAGGAGTATTGTTAATCTAGTGGACTGTAGGGTAATAAAGGGTAATTTGACAAGGCAGGCCGACAATCTATCatcaaaatgttatttcttaTTACTATTTCTTTCCCCTATATCGTTATCCCGTTGAAAATGGAAAACCATAGTTTTCCATTTTTGTCTTACAGttactccttttttttttgtatgttctCAGTCCTGAAAAGACCAGTGAGCACGGAGGAGCTCATAACGCCAGGAGGCCCCTACatcaagaaaacatttacagtacGTTCCACATTTGCCCAAATCAAAAGCCTTTTTCATTAACCCGGATGGAGATAAGATAATACTTGAAATCTTTCTGTCGCTATTAGAAGAAATAAGTAGTTGTGTTTTTATGAAATGTGATACGAGTGACCAACATCTGTCCTTAAACAAGTGCAGATGCGCAGTGCAGATTCACAGGGTATTTCAGgtttaaatacagttttctcTTTGATGTGTGCATAAATTTCAGTACTGTAAAAGTTAGAATCGCTCTCTGTTCTTCACTGCAGATTGTGGGTGATGCAGTAGGCTGGGGGTTTGTGGTCAGAGGACAGCAGCCATGTTACATTCAGGCTGTGGAGCCTTTTGgtccagctgctgctgctggaataaaggtaaaaaaaacaacaacaaaaaacatgtttacctAAAGAGGTTTTTATGTTAATGGAACTATAAATCAAACCATCTTCTCCGTGTTTTTGCAGCTAAATAATGCTTGAAAACCTTCAATATTTACAGGTACGGCAGTTTGTGGTATCTGTGAATGGTCTTAATGTTCTCGATCTGGACTACCGGACAGTCCGCCACCTGATTCTGACCGGACCCAAAACTGTAGTGATGGAGGTGATGGAGGAAATGGACCACTGAGgagcaaaataaacacaatttacACAAGAGACAAAACAGAGAattctttttaaagatttcttGTGATGACTTGTACACACCCGCTCTTCACATTCTGGAATGGATTCTGTTTAGTTTACTGTTCATTTCACTTTCAAAGCAGGTTAGTTTCTTTGGTCTGGGCCGTTTTCAAACAGCATTTTCAATTCAACTTGGTAGTACAGAGACCAATTGGGTCATGTATTCTGAGTATTATAAGATTCAGTTGTGGCGGGTCATGTTTTTAGTACTCCAGTAAGGTGCAAGAAGATGCCAATCATGGTCCAGCACCAGAAGTCtgcataaaaatgcatttagaaGTCCAGTTGGTCTTACAGGAACACATTGGCCATTTTAACACTGATCAACAACCTGTTCAAAAACAAGATTTCTAGAGTTCCCAAAGGTTGTTAAATATAGAGAAAAACTAAATCAACACAAAGGACTAAAAGACTGAAGTGAATGGGTGTCATGATTAAAACCAAGAGCCCAATCCTTGTCATTCATGGTGGCAAGAACTGGTACAAGTTGTAAACTCAAGCCTTTAAATGGTTGGAAAAGGATCTCCAggggaaattaaatgcattgcatTCAGCTGTAATAACTGCCTTTTTATAACTTGTTGATTGCAGCTCAAAAGGATCATTGCCATGAAGAGTAAAACAAAATCGCTTAGATATCTTTAAATAGGAATGAAATAATCCTCCGTTTTAAGAGaattttgtcagattatcaATTGAATCTGACACAAAAGGTTGCAGTATGACctacaaatataaatatctatGAAGGACTCTGCAAAAcatgttgttttaaaactgaaagtgcTCTAAGTATCTGATAAAAATTGGCTAATTACAATACATGAAATTGTAAAgcgctttaaaaatgttttcagtatcAACCATATGGTGTTAATGATAAACTCAACTCTTCAGAAGTAACTCCACCACTCTTGTGTTTCCTAGTTCAACATGTGTGTTATGAAACATTTTCACCTCCTTAAAATGCAGACAAGTTTAAGTAGGGTGCTTTCTGTTGTGTCATGTTTTAAGGATGTATTTATTATGTTCAAGCTAATTTCTATCATTAATTGTTAACCCCTAACTTCACGGTGATGTGTTGGAAACAGGTTGTGGAATTAATCATGCTGCTGACGTCCCTTTTCCGAGGTTAGCTGGACTTTAAACTCTCTGCCACTTCACTACCTGTCTGCTCACAAACAGTATCAACAGCAGGGACATTTCCACTGACCTGCTCACAAGCATACATGTCTGGCAGCAAAAACGACCCTTCTAGGTTCTCCTGTGTGTTTACCTTTCCACCCACTCCATTCTGGTTCACCAAATAAGGAAAGAACAGGTGTGTTGTAGAGGTGTGATGCAGATCAACAACCTAACAAAGAAACAGATTGTAGCTCAACTGTTTtgtgtgaaatatttttgtacagTCTGATATTCCATTAATATTTTATACCTTTAtatccattttgttttgtgattttattttgtggcatttTTCTGTACTAAGGTAAAAGCTTTATCAGCATTTGATTCCACAGCCTCCGTGAATATCTTGCCTCCACTTGTGTCTCTTATCGTGAAGACAGTGTCAATAAATATAGTTTTGAAGGTTTCTAAGATAAGTAATTGTCTTCATGAAATGATGTTATTCTACATAAATAtaatgtttctgtcttttctcttgttcttaaaatactaaataaaaagGCAATGTGGCAAAcaacttatttttattatttcacatgtaaaaacattttttctattttccttctttttctaaCCTCTTGTGTTGAAAGATtaagaaaacctaaaacaatTTATACTTATCAGTTTCACACAGACATTTTCCTCATTCAAGGACAATATACACAAATCCAGGAGATTAACAGGAATTCATTAGAGTCATAGTGTCCAATTAAAGTagttttcaatatttatttgtagCAAATGAAGTTGTGTGTGCTGTACTACCAGAAGGTGACACAATGGGCTAAATTGTGAATGTTGAGTCACATCATTTTCATCTTTGCCACACAAATGTTCATCTACTATTCTTTAAAACAGATGTGTTCCTCAGGTAAGCCTATAAATGCAAGCACAAacaattattatcattattattattattattatttttattatggataaaatacacaagttacattttgttacatcaGCCTCAACAATAATAGGAACAAGGATTTTTCTTTCACTGATCTTACAGGTCCCATCAATGTATAGCTTTAAGGACAAAAAAAACTGCATACCATCATTGAGTCACATTTATAATATTGCAATTCTACTGTTTGTTAATctatgtatttgtttatttatgttcctCACGTCTGGCAGAACCATAAAACATGAACACATGTGTTCCTTTTAACCATGCATGCCCTGTGAACCAAGAGCACATCATGTAGACAAcaaaatcttttctgttttttttttttttttaaaccaaaaggTCAACAGAAGGCAACAAGGAACAGCAAAATCTTAATCTCTGACATTTTCGAATGTGCCCTTCACTTACTCAAGGTGTCATAAATATGTGAAACCAGCAGCTTGTTGGGAAATTAGTGTAAATGTTGGCCTTGCTGCTGAACTGTTGAACTCTCTCCAGAAGCTCTAAGTGCTTGAAAGGATGACAGAAAAAGAGCAGAATTACTGTCATTGCTTACATTCTCTACTGTCAGCAGGGAATCCTCTCAGTGATTGATGAATATCCATAAAGGTTAAAAGGTTCATGAGTAAAGGGAGTATAAAGGGTTGAAGAAAGTACATAAAATATTCtagaagaagaaagaagaaaaatccaGGTTTTGATcagtaaacattttgaaagcaTGTCTCATTTGGAGTCTTGCCATGCAGAGAAGTTGCAGATCACACTTTCTTCTGTGTCAAAATCACAATTCCACAGTTTCTGCTGTCAGAATCACACCATATCTGTGATAAGCATCAGAGCTTAGGGTTTTTGTTGGAGATCCCAGGTGAGTGGCTCTGACTTCCAGCTTGTACAGGCACATTGCACAACAACAGGAAGATGACCAGATATAAGGCTGAGGATTTGCAACAGATTTCAGACCAACATTCTCACTCAGAAAATGAAATAATGATagtttgttctattttttttttttttttttgccaaaatgaaaagaacaaattatttaaatctattttttaaaatttctttacTGTCTCCGGTTATTGCAGATCTCTCCCTGCTTTCTGCTTCTGCACTCTTTTCTGTCATCactatgtagttttttttttttttttttttatccagttCTTCTCTCTGGATCTTGCTAGCCTTGTTAGATCAAATAGTTTCTTCTTGAGCTAGAGTGCTTTCaggatttcagattttttttgtgcCAACATATGTTTCAAATCCAGTCTCACAAAAGTGTTTCTTTGCTACCTCACACCCAAAGTCACTGCTTACCTTTTGCACGGGCTCTTTCTGCTATAGCATATACTTACTCCAACTTGCAATTTTGTAAGAGGACAAAAAGTAATAACAGATGAAATCTAAGTTTTGCATATTATTTCTGTTTACGCGTAGCAGAGTTGTTATGGTCTAAACCAGCTAATTgcctacaaaaaaaaagatgcataaCCATTCTTTCTCTCTGTATAATAGGTTGAAACTAAACGTTTTATGTTTTAGGTCTGTTTGGATTACATAAATTCTTTCTACTGGATAAATGCCAgaatacaggaaaatgtatacgtttgaatttctttagatgcaGTTTAAAAACACTAAGATTACTTGGATTTTAATTTAGGAAAGCCTAGATGATTAAGGCACTGCTTCCTAAGCTTCTAATTCACAATGTTCTTGCTAGATGTATTTGAAGACACACTTTAAAAACACTGCAACTTGTGTCACATcatgaaaaatcaaaagaaatctgGCAAGATATCAAGAAGGGAATTCTAGACCTAACATTTGTAGATAGAAATTAGAATTAGTCttacatttaaatgaacaaagagGGAAGTCCATAAGCCTGAGAACATCACCCAACTGTggggctcaggtggtaggggtttgtcctgtTGCCGATTGTATGGCTGCCGCACTTCTTTCAGTCCGCTACAATGTAGCCAACCACCTTCAATGacagtgtgaatgtgtggatccctgattgtagtgtaaagcactttggacttgataaagcgctatacaagcgCAGGCCATTTAACTGTGAAGTACAGGAGTGGCAGCGCAATGCTATGAAGATGTTTTGCTAGGAAGGGCAAATAGACAATGACGCTGAGCATTTCATATTAGTTACAGTGGTTTACGTGGTTTAAGGACAACAGATTAAATGTTTtgatcacaaagccctgatcttaCCCCCACAGAAAATCTATCAGTAGATCTAAAAAGGCCTGTGCGAGCAGCTTACAACactgactcagttacaccagaAGGAATGGGCCACATTACAAGTAAATTGTTGTAAAActtgaagcaaaaatatttgcTGTCTGAAAGGCAATTTGACCAAATACCAAGGAAATGAATTTAAACTTCTGAATTCGAAGAATGTTTGAgagcaaaatttaaaaaaaataaaaatgagaacaAAATCTCACAGAGATTACCTCActtattattctggcatttagcggATTGATATAATTTTGTCAACCTTAACTGTACTAAACAGGAATAATTTAATGTTAgccagtgagaaaaaaaa
This genomic window contains:
- the LOC124878894 gene encoding DEP domain-containing mTOR-interacting protein-like, yielding MGPRTADNASKNEKATTSSCVGPAKPRLRSSSDGNIYTRRAVGGHSSSSSLTLSSPKSVLKRPVSTEELITPGGPYIKKTFTIVGDAVGWGFVVRGQQPCYIQAVEPFGPAAAAGIKVRQFVVSVNGLNVLDLDYRTVRHLILTGPKTVVMEVMEEMDH